The Primulina huaijiensis isolate GDHJ02 chromosome 18, ASM1229523v2, whole genome shotgun sequence DNA window TGGGTGGTAATCCCTTAGTAAGCGGATCCGCAACCATGGAGTTTGTACCGATATGCTCAATAGACAACTTTCCACTCTGAATTCTTTCTTTAACAACCAGAAACTTGATGTCAATATGTGTTGACTTCGTCGAGCTCCTGTTGTTATTGGAATGCATAACTGCTGATTTATTGTCACAATGTAACCTTAGTGGCCTTTCAATTCCATCAACAATGCGCAGTCCCGTGACAAAATTTTGCAGCCATATTCCATGATTGGATGCCTCATAACACGATACAAACTCAGCTGCCATGGTGGAAGAGGCTATAAGTGACTGTTTAGCACTCTTCAAGGAAATGGCACCTCCAGCAAGGAGATAGATGTAGCCCGACGTAAATTTCATACTATCTTGGCATCCAGCAAAATCGGAGTCAGTATACCCAATGATCTCAAGCTGATCCAACCTCCGATATATGAGCATGTAATCTTTTGTTCTCTGTAGGTACCGTAAGACCCCTTTGACTGCTTTCCAATGTTCCACTCCTGGATTACTTAAATATCGTCCCAACCTTTCTTTCACGTACGCAATATCTGGACGTGtacaaacctgagcatacatcagACTCCCCACTGCAGATGCATAGGGAATATTCTGCATTTTCTTTTCCTcaaaatcattctttgggcattgtttgAGACTAAATTTGTCTCCTTTAGCCACAGGGGTATCAGTTGGTTTGCAATCCTGCATCCCATATCACTTGAGAACTTTCTCGATATAGCCTTTCTGAGATAATCCAAGAATACCTCGAGAGCGATCCCGATATATCTGAATACCCAGTACAAAAGATGCATCACCaagatctttcatctcaaaattcttaGCTAGAAATCTCTTGGTGTCATGCAACAACTCTATATCATTGCTAGCGAgcaggatgtcatcaacatataaaaccaaaaaaatatactTACTCCCACTGAACTTATGGTACACACAATCATAgaccaaattcatctcaaaaccaaacgagatgatcacttgatgaaatttgaaataccaTTGTCGAGATGCCTGCTTGAGCCCATAGATGGATTTCTTTAATTTGCAAACCATATTATTTGTGTCTTTGGACACAAAATTTTCTGGCTGCATCATATAAATCGTTTCATCAATGTCACCATTTAGAAACGccgtctttacatccatctgatgaaGCTCAAGATCGAAATGCGCCACCAAAGCCATTATAATCCTTAAAGAGTCTTTCGAAGAAACCGGAGAGAAAGTCTCTTTAtaatcaatgccttctttctgtgTAAAGCCTTTAGCGACAAGACGAGCCTTATATCTTTACACATTGCCTTTCGAATCCCTCTTGGTTTTAAATATCCATTTACAACCAATGGGCTTCGTACCTTTAGACAATGGGACAAGATCCCATACGTCATTGTCCTTCATGGACTTTATCTCCTCATTCATGGCATCATTCCATTTTTGAGAGTTAGAGCTTTCCATGGCTTGACGGAAGTTAATAGGATCATCCTCCATCAATCCAATGTCTGCCTCATGTTCTTGAATAAATACAATGTAATCATCTGGCACTGCATTTCTCCGCTCTCTAGTGGATCTCCTTAATGGCATAGGTTCTGGAGGTGCTTGAGTTTGTTCATCTGGAATGGGAGGATCTCTAATATTATCTTCGTGTATTGTGTCTTGGTCAAAGTGAGGAATATGATCCTGATCAATGTCCAAGACACCTGTGGGAATATTTACATATTCCTCTTCAAAGACAATATCTCTTACTTTATCTCCCCCCGCAAACTCAACATCCTCAAAGAACCGGGCATTTCCTGACTCAAAAATCGACTTACTTGTGGGATCATAAAACTTGTACCCCATGGATCTTTCAGAGTATCCAATAAAATAACAACTAACTGTTCTTG harbors:
- the LOC140964000 gene encoding secreted RxLR effector protein 161-like yields the protein MQDCKPTDTPVAKGDKFSLKQCPKNDFEEKKMQNIPYASAVGSLMYAQVCTRPDIAYVKERLGRYLSNPGVEHWKAVKGVLRYLQRTKDYMLIYRRLDQLEIIGYTDSDFAGCQDSMKFTSGYIYLLAGGAISLKSAKQSLIASSTMAAEFVSCYEASNHGIWLQNFVTGLRIVDGIERPLRLHCDNKSAVMHSNNNRSSTKSTHIDIKFLVVKERIQSGKLSIEHIGTNSMVADPLTKGLPPKQFHEHIASMGVMSIEEIQF